One Spiribacter halobius DNA segment encodes these proteins:
- a CDS encoding LPS-assembly protein LptD, with translation MALAALVAASSAHAQEGGRWALCGALLVPPVEGDPAARSAPDTPVRGRAERAVVEADEGVYVLTGDAELTRADQRIRAERLRYRAATGELRARGGVELLDRGTLVRGERLDYDLDSDSGRFEGVAEYRIAAGHLQGRAEAVIADGPMRSRYQGVSLTTCNPGEEVWWLHAGEVSIDREARQGSAWNAWLSIWNVPVFYTPYITFPVGTDRKSGFLAPTLGRSDEGGASFSLPYYWNIAPNYDATLTPEIFAERGLLLGGEVRYLERWGRGEVGGAYLPGDNVFGDDRWSIEQRHRWRAGDRVRIELEQQRVSDPFYVDDFSTDFDRRSASFLESFGTVSWAAGDFRASLDAQAWQSLDPDIAAASEPYAREPRLQAAYDPLRSPLPLAFSISGELTEFTHPAPEARDTGSRLDLSPRVALPLRTLGYYVEPAVTWRYTAYDLDRPDASLPERPERSLPVYTVDAGLFLERPSQLFTGVRQTLEPRAFYRAAPTRDQDQLPRFDTGRSATTFGQLFRESAFTGPDRVEDGERLSLGLTTRFVDERSGREYLRASGGQILYFEDREVTLSGEPDRRERSEYVTELRLSLPRGFSAQADYRWDPEASGNSDLRTLLQWRGSATQVINLGLRRREVDGVRTLDQGELSFALPIGPRWRVFGGVIQDFELDQPQQRFAGLQYDACCHALRLTHREYLDRDPGRDGATLESQILLELELKGLGGIGDSIVSFLENEIRGYRPGPFGY, from the coding sequence GTGGCACTCGCCGCGCTGGTCGCCGCCAGCAGTGCCCACGCCCAGGAGGGCGGGCGCTGGGCGTTGTGCGGCGCGCTGCTGGTACCGCCGGTGGAGGGCGATCCAGCCGCCCGCAGCGCCCCGGATACACCCGTTCGCGGTCGTGCCGAGCGGGCGGTGGTGGAGGCGGACGAGGGCGTCTACGTCCTCACCGGCGACGCCGAGCTGACCCGGGCCGACCAGCGTATCCGCGCCGAGCGACTGCGCTACCGGGCCGCCACCGGGGAGCTGCGTGCCCGCGGGGGCGTGGAGCTGCTGGACCGCGGCACGCTGGTCCGCGGCGAGCGCCTGGACTATGACCTCGACAGCGACAGCGGCCGCTTCGAAGGCGTGGCGGAATACCGCATCGCCGCCGGCCACCTTCAGGGCCGAGCCGAGGCGGTGATCGCTGACGGCCCAATGCGCAGCCGGTATCAGGGCGTGAGCCTCACTACCTGCAATCCCGGCGAGGAGGTCTGGTGGCTGCATGCCGGTGAGGTGAGCATCGACCGTGAGGCCCGTCAGGGCTCGGCCTGGAACGCCTGGCTGTCGATCTGGAACGTGCCGGTCTTCTACACGCCGTATATCACGTTCCCGGTGGGCACTGATCGCAAGAGCGGTTTCCTCGCCCCTACGCTGGGGCGATCGGACGAGGGCGGCGCGAGCTTCAGCCTGCCCTACTACTGGAACATCGCCCCCAACTACGACGCCACCCTGACCCCGGAGATCTTCGCCGAGCGCGGCCTGCTGCTCGGCGGCGAGGTGCGCTATCTCGAACGCTGGGGCCGCGGCGAAGTGGGGGGCGCCTATCTGCCAGGGGACAACGTCTTCGGTGACGACCGCTGGTCCATCGAGCAGCGCCACCGCTGGCGCGCCGGTGACCGGGTCCGCATCGAGCTCGAGCAGCAGCGGGTAAGCGACCCGTTCTACGTGGACGACTTCAGCACCGATTTCGACCGCCGCTCGGCCTCCTTCCTCGAGAGCTTCGGCACGGTGTCCTGGGCTGCCGGCGATTTCCGGGCCAGCCTGGACGCCCAGGCCTGGCAGAGCCTCGACCCGGACATCGCCGCTGCCAGTGAGCCCTATGCCCGGGAGCCACGCCTGCAGGCGGCCTACGACCCGCTGCGCTCGCCGCTGCCACTGGCGTTCAGCATCAGCGGCGAGCTCACGGAATTCACCCATCCCGCGCCCGAGGCCCGGGACACGGGGAGCCGGCTGGACCTCTCGCCACGCGTGGCGCTGCCCCTGCGCACCCTCGGCTACTACGTGGAGCCCGCGGTGACCTGGCGCTACACGGCCTACGATCTGGACCGCCCGGATGCCAGCCTGCCGGAGCGCCCGGAACGCTCGCTGCCGGTGTACACGGTGGATGCCGGGCTGTTCCTGGAGCGGCCCTCGCAGCTGTTCACCGGTGTGCGCCAGACCCTGGAGCCGCGGGCGTTCTACCGCGCCGCCCCGACGCGGGATCAGGACCAGCTGCCGCGGTTCGACACCGGCCGCAGCGCCACCACCTTCGGCCAGCTGTTCCGCGAGTCGGCCTTCACCGGGCCGGATCGGGTGGAGGACGGCGAGCGCCTGAGCCTCGGCCTCACCACCCGCTTTGTCGACGAGCGCAGCGGGCGGGAATACCTGCGCGCCTCCGGCGGGCAGATCCTCTATTTCGAGGATCGGGAGGTGACCCTCTCCGGCGAGCCGGACCGGCGCGAGCGCTCGGAGTACGTCACCGAGCTGCGGCTGTCGCTGCCGCGCGGTTTCAGCGCCCAGGCAGACTATCGCTGGGATCCGGAGGCGAGCGGCAACTCCGACCTGCGCACGCTGCTGCAGTGGCGTGGCAGCGCCACCCAGGTGATCAACCTCGGGCTGCGCCGGCGCGAGGTGGACGGTGTGCGCACCCTGGATCAGGGCGAGCTCAGCTTCGCCCTGCCCATCGGCCCGCGCTGGCGGGTGTTCGGCGGCGTCATCCAGGACTTCGAGCTCGATCAGCCCCAGCAGCGCTTCGCCGGCCTGCAGTACGATGCCTGCTGCCATGCCCTGCGGCTCACCCACCGCGAGTATCTTGACCGCGACCCCGGGCGCGACGGCGCCACCCTGGAGAGCCAGATCCTGCTGGAGCTGGAACTCAAAGGCCTGGGCGGCATCGGTGATAGCATAGTGAGCTTCCTGGAGAACGAGATCCGCGGCTATCGCCCCGGTCCGTTCGGCTACTGA
- a CDS encoding aminoglycoside phosphotransferase family protein produces MSSEPETPGAGPGDATDPRLAGLHTWLTEVLGSRAIRLEVASADASFRRYFRVHHGGGTAIAMDAPPEREPCEPFLRVARLLRVAGLHAPAVLAADAGRGYLLLEDLGGDTYLDVLLAGEARPEPLLDDAVDALVRWQAASRDGVLPPYDRALLERELDLFPTWYVGRHLGLTPGSDWQAAWRAGRAALVDAALAQPHVWVHRDYMPRNLLPADPNPGVIDFQDAVHGPITYDLASLLRDAFIEWSPQQEARWVRRYQAAAMAAGLPVPEPLAPALDLMAAQRHLKVLGIFARLCHRDGKPRYIAEAPRFLRYLDREFAPYPELADLREAVAALPSPEGRA; encoded by the coding sequence TTGAGCAGCGAACCCGAAACTCCCGGCGCCGGTCCCGGCGACGCCACCGATCCCCGCCTCGCGGGCCTGCACACCTGGCTCACCGAGGTTCTGGGCAGCCGCGCGATACGGCTCGAGGTGGCCTCGGCGGACGCCAGCTTCCGGCGCTACTTCCGGGTCCACCATGGCGGCGGCACCGCCATCGCCATGGACGCGCCGCCGGAGCGCGAGCCCTGCGAGCCGTTCCTGCGGGTGGCGCGGCTGCTGCGGGTGGCGGGGCTGCACGCCCCGGCGGTGCTGGCCGCGGATGCCGGGCGCGGTTATCTGCTGCTGGAGGATCTGGGGGGGGACACCTACCTGGACGTGCTGCTGGCCGGCGAGGCCCGGCCGGAGCCGCTGCTGGACGATGCGGTGGACGCGCTGGTGCGCTGGCAGGCGGCGAGCCGGGACGGGGTGCTGCCGCCCTACGACCGGGCACTGCTCGAGCGGGAGCTGGATCTCTTCCCCACCTGGTACGTCGGGCGGCATCTGGGTCTCACCCCGGGCAGCGACTGGCAGGCAGCCTGGCGGGCGGGGCGGGCGGCACTGGTCGACGCGGCGCTGGCGCAACCCCACGTTTGGGTGCATCGGGACTACATGCCGCGCAATCTGCTGCCTGCCGACCCCAATCCCGGCGTTATCGACTTCCAGGACGCCGTGCATGGCCCCATCACCTACGACCTCGCGAGCCTGCTGCGGGATGCCTTCATCGAGTGGTCGCCGCAACAGGAGGCGCGCTGGGTCCGGCGCTATCAGGCGGCGGCGATGGCCGCCGGGCTGCCCGTACCCGAGCCGCTGGCGCCCGCCCTGGACCTCATGGCGGCGCAGCGGCACCTGAAGGTGCTGGGGATCTTCGCCCGGCTCTGCCACCGCGACGGCAAGCCGCGCTACATTGCCGAGGCGCCGCGCTTCCTGCGCTATCTGGACCGGGAGTTCGCGCCCTATCCGGAGCTGGCCGACCTGCGTGAGGCCGTCGCCGCCCTGCCGTCACCGGAGGGCAGGGCATGA
- the murU gene encoding N-acetylmuramate alpha-1-phosphate uridylyltransferase MurU has translation MNAMILAAGRGERMRPLTDHRPKPLLEVGGKALIDWHLEALAAAGVQRVVVNVAWLGEQIRAHVGDGRAWGLEVCISDEGATALETGGGIHRALPLLGDAPFWVVNGDVWSDFDPARLPAAPQGLAHLVLVDNPPHHPAGDFVLNGNRVRNDGPGRRLTFAGIGCYRPALLADHATGAFRLAPLLQAAAAAGAVTGGYHHGAWSDVGTPERLQALRRRLAAPSV, from the coding sequence ATGAACGCCATGATCCTGGCCGCGGGTCGCGGCGAGCGCATGCGCCCGCTCACCGACCACCGCCCGAAGCCGCTGCTGGAGGTGGGCGGGAAGGCGCTGATCGACTGGCACCTGGAGGCACTGGCGGCGGCGGGGGTGCAGCGTGTGGTGGTCAATGTCGCCTGGCTCGGTGAGCAGATCCGCGCCCACGTCGGGGACGGCCGGGCCTGGGGTCTGGAGGTCTGCATCTCCGATGAGGGTGCCACGGCCCTGGAGACCGGCGGAGGCATCCACCGCGCACTGCCGCTGCTTGGCGACGCCCCGTTCTGGGTGGTCAACGGCGACGTCTGGAGCGATTTCGACCCGGCCCGGCTGCCGGCGGCCCCGCAGGGGCTGGCGCACCTGGTGCTGGTGGACAACCCGCCGCACCATCCGGCGGGCGACTTCGTGCTGAACGGCAACCGGGTTCGCAACGACGGGCCCGGGCGGCGTCTGACCTTCGCCGGTATCGGCTGCTATCGCCCGGCGCTCCTGGCCGACCATGCCACCGGGGCTTTCCGCCTGGCGCCGCTGCTGCAGGCCGCCGCGGCGGCGGGGGCGGTCACCGGCGGCTACCATCACGGGGCATGGAGCGATGTGGGCACGCCGGAACGGCTGCAGGCGCTGCGGCGCCGGCTGGCGGCGCCGTCGGTCTGA
- a CDS encoding glutamate-cysteine ligase family protein, translating to MGTEIRGRRFTESDFRRFRQALTEETERLRQWQRTGRLAAEPACIGAEVEAWLVDALGRPAALNTEVIDAVADGRVVPELARYNLELNTHPRRLAGRSLSAMADELGALAGRVAEIARGRNGALVFVGILPSLRHEDLDVAHMTPLARYRALNEQVLLLRNREPLGLEIDGAEPLRCAQSDVMLEAAATSLQVHLQVAPAEAARVYNAAVVLSAATVALAANAPALFGHSLWEESRIPLFEQAVEMGPPRDGHAGPRARVTFGSGYAREGLFELFRENLERYAVLLPVTASDDPARLPHLTLHNGTIWRWNRPLVGFDGQGRPHLRVEHRVMSAGPTVTDMVANAAFFFGAACGLAARSRPIESELSFAVAEDNFYRAAREGLAATVRWPGGERPLRGLILDELLPLAHLGLQARGVPAGEAESWLAPVAERVARGRTGSAWQRAWRARHGRDRQALVLAYLARQRTGVPVHRWDVD from the coding sequence ATGGGCACGGAGATCCGCGGCCGACGCTTCACGGAGTCCGATTTCCGCCGTTTCCGCCAGGCCCTGACCGAGGAGACCGAGCGCCTGCGCCAGTGGCAGCGGACCGGTCGGCTCGCCGCGGAGCCCGCCTGCATCGGCGCCGAGGTCGAGGCCTGGCTGGTGGACGCGCTCGGGCGGCCGGCAGCGCTCAATACCGAGGTGATCGATGCGGTCGCTGACGGGCGGGTGGTGCCCGAGCTCGCGCGGTACAACCTGGAGCTGAACACGCATCCGCGACGGCTCGCCGGCCGCAGCCTCTCCGCCATGGCCGACGAGCTGGGCGCGCTTGCCGGGCGCGTCGCCGAGATCGCCCGCGGGCGCAACGGCGCACTGGTGTTCGTTGGCATCCTGCCGTCGCTGCGCCACGAGGATCTGGACGTCGCCCACATGACGCCGCTGGCCCGCTACCGGGCGCTGAACGAGCAGGTGCTGCTGCTGCGCAACCGCGAGCCCCTGGGCCTGGAGATCGACGGCGCCGAGCCGCTGCGCTGCGCTCAGTCCGACGTCATGCTGGAGGCAGCGGCCACCTCGCTGCAGGTCCACCTGCAGGTGGCGCCGGCGGAGGCCGCGCGGGTCTATAACGCGGCCGTGGTGCTGTCGGCGGCCACCGTGGCACTGGCCGCCAATGCGCCGGCGCTGTTCGGGCACTCGCTCTGGGAGGAGAGTCGCATTCCGCTGTTCGAGCAGGCGGTGGAGATGGGCCCCCCGCGGGACGGCCACGCCGGCCCCCGGGCGCGGGTGACCTTCGGCTCCGGCTACGCCCGCGAGGGACTGTTCGAGCTGTTCCGGGAGAACCTGGAGCGCTATGCGGTGCTGCTGCCGGTCACCGCCAGCGATGACCCGGCGCGGCTGCCCCACCTGACTCTGCACAATGGCACCATATGGCGCTGGAACCGGCCGCTGGTGGGCTTCGATGGCCAGGGACGGCCGCATCTGCGGGTGGAGCACCGGGTGATGTCCGCTGGCCCGACGGTCACGGACATGGTCGCCAACGCGGCGTTCTTCTTCGGCGCCGCCTGCGGGCTTGCCGCACGCTCGCGGCCCATCGAGAGCGAGCTCTCGTTCGCCGTGGCCGAGGACAACTTCTACCGCGCCGCCCGCGAGGGGCTGGCGGCCACGGTGCGCTGGCCGGGCGGAGAGCGCCCGCTGCGCGGGCTGATCCTCGACGAGCTGCTGCCGCTGGCGCACCTCGGGCTGCAGGCCCGCGGCGTGCCCGCCGGCGAGGCCGAAAGCTGGCTCGCCCCGGTGGCGGAACGGGTGGCCCGCGGGCGCACTGGTTCCGCCTGGCAACGGGCCTGGCGCGCGCGTCATGGGCGTGACCGTCAGGCCCTGGTGCTGGCCTACCTGGCGCGCCAGCGCACCGGGGTGCCGGTGCACCGATGGGATGTGGACTGA
- a CDS encoding M14 family metallopeptidase has protein sequence MTPQLRELDHLPEALLTAAPQRLAGLLGGPTLIHLSGRRQPPLFVSVLAHGNEHTGFAAVQRLLRRYAGQARELPRALSLFIGNVDAAAAGVRRLDGQVDYNRVWPGTLTPSAPEAGIMATVTERLQARGCFASVDIHNNTGINPHYACVNRLAPDFLALASLFSRTVVYFTRPQGVQSLAFARFCPAVTLECGQSGSAGAVDHAEDFLRSALALEHVPAHVVPGDLGVYHTVAVARVARDCRFGLEPEGEDLSLLEDIDRLNFRELPAGTELGRVHGHRRPVIVTDNDGADVTPHYLECRDGSLRTRRRVFPAMLTRDVRVIYQDCLCYFMERIRLEEQATG, from the coding sequence ATGACCCCGCAACTGCGTGAGCTCGACCATCTGCCGGAGGCCCTGCTGACGGCCGCGCCGCAGCGGCTGGCGGGGCTGCTCGGTGGCCCCACCCTGATCCACCTCAGCGGGCGGCGGCAGCCGCCACTGTTCGTCAGCGTGCTCGCCCACGGCAACGAGCACACCGGCTTCGCTGCCGTGCAGCGGCTGCTGCGCCGCTACGCCGGCCAGGCCCGGGAGCTGCCGCGGGCGCTGTCGCTGTTCATCGGCAATGTCGACGCAGCCGCGGCCGGCGTTCGCCGGCTGGACGGGCAGGTGGACTACAACCGGGTGTGGCCGGGCACGCTCACGCCGAGCGCGCCGGAGGCCGGCATCATGGCGACGGTCACCGAGCGCCTGCAGGCGCGGGGCTGTTTCGCCAGCGTCGACATCCACAACAACACCGGCATCAACCCGCACTACGCCTGCGTCAACCGCCTGGCGCCCGACTTCCTGGCGCTGGCGTCGCTGTTCTCGCGCACGGTGGTGTACTTCACCCGGCCCCAGGGGGTGCAGTCCCTCGCCTTCGCCCGCTTCTGCCCGGCGGTGACCCTGGAATGCGGGCAGAGCGGTAGCGCCGGGGCGGTGGATCACGCCGAGGACTTCCTGCGCTCGGCGCTGGCGCTGGAGCACGTGCCGGCGCACGTGGTGCCGGGCGACCTCGGGGTCTATCACACCGTGGCGGTGGCGCGAGTCGCGCGGGACTGCCGCTTCGGGCTGGAGCCCGAGGGCGAGGATCTGAGCCTGCTGGAGGACATCGACCGGCTGAATTTCCGCGAGCTGCCGGCCGGCACCGAGCTCGGCCGCGTGCATGGCCATCGCCGACCGGTGATCGTCACCGACAACGACGGCGCCGACGTGACCCCGCACTACCTGGAGTGTCGCGACGGCAGCCTGCGCACCCGCCGCCGGGTCTTCCCGGCCATGCTGACCCGCGACGTCCGCGTCATCTACCAGGACTGCCTCTGCTACTTCATGGAACGCATCCGCCTGGAGGAACAGGCCACCGGGTAA
- the lipB gene encoding lipoyl(octanoyl) transferase LipB, translated as MSTPPPRVRQLGQADYTPTWEAMRAFTERRGEADRDQLWLVEHPPVFTLGLAGRREHLLDPGNIPVVATDRGGQVTYHGPGQVVLYPLLQLRRYGLGVRRLVTLLEQSVVDLLAAQGIDGAARADAPGVYVDGAKVAALGLRIRRGCSYHGLALNVAMDLEPFQRINPCGHPGMAVTDLRTLGANLDCQQAADALTGHVLERLGTRQAISGT; from the coding sequence GTGAGCACGCCCCCGCCCCGCGTCCGCCAGCTCGGGCAGGCGGATTACACCCCCACCTGGGAGGCCATGCGCGCCTTCACGGAGCGCCGCGGCGAGGCCGACCGCGATCAGCTCTGGCTGGTGGAGCACCCGCCGGTGTTCACCCTCGGCCTCGCCGGGCGCCGGGAGCACCTGCTCGATCCGGGGAACATCCCCGTGGTCGCCACCGACCGCGGCGGCCAGGTGACCTACCACGGTCCGGGCCAGGTGGTGCTCTACCCGCTGCTGCAGCTACGCCGCTACGGGCTCGGCGTGCGCCGGCTGGTGACCCTGCTCGAGCAGAGCGTGGTGGACCTGCTGGCGGCACAGGGCATCGACGGGGCCGCGCGGGCGGATGCGCCCGGGGTCTATGTCGATGGCGCCAAGGTCGCCGCCCTCGGCCTGCGCATCCGCCGCGGCTGCAGCTACCACGGCCTTGCCCTGAACGTGGCCATGGACCTGGAACCCTTCCAGCGCATCAACCCCTGCGGCCACCCCGGCATGGCCGTCACCGACCTGCGCACCCTCGGCGCCAACCTCGACTGCCAACAGGCCGCGGATGCTTTGACCGGGCATGTCCTTGAGCGCCTCGGTACCCGCCAAGCGATTTCGGGGACGTAG
- a CDS encoding YbeD family protein, giving the protein MSDDDSPLDFPCEFPIKAMGRTDADLAALVWRIVSSHAPATPAEALRTTPSRHGRFVSVTVTITAESRAQLDAIYHELQSHGDVLATL; this is encoded by the coding sequence ATGAGCGACGACGACAGCCCCCTGGACTTCCCCTGCGAGTTCCCGATCAAGGCCATGGGGCGTACCGATGCCGATCTGGCGGCGCTGGTCTGGCGCATCGTCAGCAGCCACGCCCCGGCGACGCCGGCGGAGGCGCTGCGCACCACGCCAAGCCGGCACGGCCGCTTCGTCTCGGTGACCGTCACCATCACCGCGGAGAGCCGGGCGCAGCTTGACGCCATCTACCACGAGCTGCAGTCCCACGGCGACGTGCTCGCCACGCTGTGA
- a CDS encoding D-alanyl-D-alanine carboxypeptidase family protein — MQAFRFLILLVFLLLGGAATAQTQPIPVPSPPQLGAESYLLLDFHSGRVLVDHQSDLRRDPASLTKIMTAFIVFSELRAGNLAMDDEVLVSERAWRTGGSRMFIEVGDRVTVENLLRGMIIQSGNDASVALAEHIAGTEETFAELMNQYAAELGMENTNYTNAAGLPGEEHYSSAEDTALLVRALIQRFPELYQLYSERSFTWNGIEQFNRNRMLWRDASVDGVKTGYTESAGYCLATSAQRENMRLISVVMGAASPSARIEQSQALLNYGFRFFETHRLYAAGEPLTEARVWKGASDRLGVGLTEDLYVTIPARQYDNLDASLSLDSRIDAPVDEGTVLGSVSVRLGESTLAETRLVALEAVPEGGLWSRLVDEVLLWFE; from the coding sequence ATGCAGGCCTTCCGTTTCCTGATTCTGCTGGTCTTCCTGCTTCTCGGTGGCGCCGCCACCGCGCAGACCCAGCCCATCCCCGTGCCCTCGCCGCCGCAGCTCGGCGCCGAGAGCTATCTGCTGCTCGACTTCCACAGCGGGCGGGTGCTGGTGGACCATCAGAGCGACCTGCGCCGGGACCCGGCGAGCCTCACCAAGATCATGACCGCCTTCATCGTCTTCAGCGAGCTGCGCGCCGGCAACCTGGCGATGGATGACGAGGTCCTGGTGAGCGAGCGCGCCTGGCGCACCGGGGGCTCGCGCATGTTCATCGAGGTGGGCGACCGGGTCACGGTGGAGAACCTGCTGCGGGGCATGATCATCCAGTCGGGCAACGACGCGAGCGTGGCGCTCGCCGAGCACATCGCCGGCACCGAGGAGACCTTCGCCGAGCTCATGAACCAGTACGCCGCCGAGCTCGGCATGGAGAACACGAACTACACCAACGCCGCCGGCCTGCCAGGCGAGGAGCACTACTCCAGCGCGGAGGACACGGCCCTGCTGGTGCGGGCGCTGATCCAGCGCTTCCCCGAGCTGTACCAGCTCTACTCGGAGCGCAGCTTCACCTGGAACGGCATCGAGCAGTTCAACCGCAACCGCATGCTCTGGCGCGATGCCTCGGTGGACGGGGTGAAGACCGGCTACACGGAATCCGCCGGCTACTGCCTGGCCACCTCGGCCCAGCGCGAGAACATGCGGCTGATCTCGGTGGTGATGGGCGCGGCGAGCCCCAGCGCCCGCATCGAGCAGTCCCAGGCGCTGCTCAACTACGGCTTCCGCTTCTTCGAGACCCACCGGCTCTACGCCGCCGGCGAACCGCTGACCGAGGCCCGGGTGTGGAAGGGCGCCAGCGACCGCCTCGGCGTGGGTCTCACCGAGGACCTCTACGTCACCATCCCGGCGCGTCAGTACGACAACCTCGACGCGAGCCTGAGCCTGGACAGCCGCATCGACGCGCCGGTGGACGAGGGCACCGTGCTCGGCAGCGTCAGCGTGCGCCTGGGCGAGAGCACGCTGGCAGAAACCCGGCTGGTGGCCCTGGAGGCGGTGCCGGAGGGCGGACTGTGGAGCCGGCTGGTGGACGAGGTGCTGCTCTGGTTCGAATAA
- a CDS encoding septal ring lytic transglycosylase RlpA family protein: protein MTRRLLPALLLALLAGCSSLPPEPGDGPGEPIADPGAIPDAEPRSEPKSRYGNPERYEVFGRTYQVLDSADGYRERGIASWYGSKFHGRRTSSGEPFDMYAMTAAHRALPLPTYVAVRHLESGREIVVRVNDRGPFADNRIIDLSYAAAAKLGMLESGTAPVEVRTVTPDRQAAASGAGSEHDTETGEDVTANAAEAIAADPAPAQPEAAEAVSYFLQVGAFREAGNARRLADRLQADAFRADVRVESGDDGFHRVQLGPLTDIAAVDRISDRLAEAGHGPGHVVIPD from the coding sequence ATGACGCGCCGTCTGCTGCCGGCGCTGCTGCTGGCGCTGCTGGCCGGCTGCAGCAGCCTCCCGCCGGAGCCGGGGGACGGGCCGGGCGAGCCCATCGCCGACCCGGGCGCGATCCCGGACGCCGAGCCCCGGAGCGAGCCGAAGAGCCGCTACGGCAACCCGGAGCGCTATGAGGTCTTCGGACGCACCTACCAGGTGCTGGACAGCGCCGATGGCTACCGCGAGCGCGGCATCGCCTCCTGGTACGGCAGCAAGTTCCACGGCCGCCGCACCTCCAGCGGCGAGCCGTTCGACATGTACGCGATGACTGCCGCCCACCGCGCGCTGCCCCTGCCCACCTACGTCGCCGTGCGCCATCTGGAGAGCGGGCGCGAGATCGTGGTGCGCGTCAATGACCGCGGCCCGTTTGCCGACAATCGCATCATCGACCTCTCCTACGCCGCGGCGGCCAAGCTCGGCATGCTCGAGAGCGGCACTGCGCCGGTGGAGGTGCGCACGGTGACGCCTGACCGCCAGGCGGCCGCCTCCGGGGCAGGCAGCGAACACGACACGGAGACCGGCGAGGACGTCACGGCCAACGCAGCCGAGGCGATCGCTGCCGATCCCGCTCCGGCGCAGCCGGAAGCTGCCGAGGCCGTGAGCTATTTCCTGCAGGTGGGCGCCTTTCGCGAGGCCGGCAATGCCCGCCGGCTGGCAGACCGGCTGCAGGCGGATGCATTCCGTGCCGACGTGCGGGTGGAGTCCGGCGACGACGGCTTCCACCGTGTGCAGCTCGGTCCGCTGACGGATATCGCCGCCGTGGACCGCATCAGTGACCGGCTCGCGGAGGCCGGCCATGGCCCGGGGCATGTGGTGATCCCGGACTAG
- the mltB gene encoding lytic murein transglycosylase B, producing MIASPIRLRRLAVALLAALLALGGCAVLPSSGAETSPETEAAFVAFARGLAERHDFEAERIERLLREDSRLQQDIIDAISSPAEALPWYRYRPIFLQPARIEEGVAFWREHAGTLAAVERRFGVPPEIVVAIIGVETRYGRHRGRHRVLDALRTLAFDYPPRADFFRRELEAYFLLAREEGFDPREPRGSYAGAMGIPQFISSSYREYAVDFNDNGRRDLWSEPADAIGSVGNYLGRHGWQADAPIAVRGDVTGSDWQALQRDGLRPQDTIAALRAAGVTPRRRLPDGDAAARLLVLEGQRGDEHWVTLENFYVITRYNHSPLYAMAVLQLSREIREGYR from the coding sequence GTGCTGCCCTCCAGCGGGGCCGAAACCTCTCCCGAGACCGAGGCCGCGTTCGTGGCGTTCGCCCGCGGCCTGGCCGAACGCCACGATTTCGAGGCCGAGCGCATCGAGCGTCTGCTGCGGGAGGACAGCCGCCTCCAGCAGGACATCATCGACGCCATCAGCAGCCCGGCGGAGGCCCTGCCCTGGTATCGCTACCGGCCGATATTCCTGCAGCCGGCGCGCATCGAGGAGGGGGTTGCGTTCTGGCGTGAGCACGCGGGAACCCTCGCCGCCGTCGAGCGCCGCTTCGGCGTCCCGCCGGAGATCGTGGTCGCCATCATCGGCGTGGAGACCCGCTACGGCCGCCACCGCGGCCGCCATCGGGTGCTGGACGCCCTGCGCACGCTGGCCTTCGACTACCCGCCGCGGGCGGACTTCTTCCGCCGCGAGCTCGAAGCCTACTTCCTGCTCGCCCGCGAGGAGGGCTTCGACCCGCGCGAGCCCCGCGGCTCCTATGCCGGGGCCATGGGCATTCCGCAGTTCATCAGCAGCAGCTACCGCGAGTACGCGGTGGACTTCAACGACAACGGCCGCCGCGACCTCTGGTCCGAGCCCGCGGACGCCATCGGCAGCGTCGGCAACTACCTCGGCCGCCACGGCTGGCAGGCGGACGCGCCCATCGCCGTGCGCGGCGACGTCACCGGCAGCGACTGGCAGGCGCTGCAGCGCGACGGCCTGCGCCCGCAGGACACCATCGCGGCCCTGCGCGCGGCCGGCGTCACGCCCCGGCGCCGCCTCCCGGACGGCGACGCGGCCGCCCGGCTGCTGGTGCTGGAGGGCCAGCGCGGCGACGAGCACTGGGTCACCCTGGAGAACTTCTACGTGATCACCCGCTACAACCACAGCCCGCTTTACGCCATGGCAGTACTGCAGCTGAGCCGCGAGATCCGGGAGGGCTACCGATGA